In Burkholderia lata, the DNA window CCGACGGCGCGCTGCTGGTACTCGTCGCCTGCTTCGGCCTCGCGGAGCGCGGGCATGAAACGACGCCGCAACTCGCGCAGTTCGCGTGGATCGCGATGCTCGTCTACGGGATCGTGCGCGGTATCGACAAGCCGATGCAGGGCGCGCTGTGGTGGGGCCTCGCGATGGGCCTCGTCGCACTGTCCGGCAATCCGGTGCTGGTCGTCGCCCTGCTCGCCGGCACGGCCGTGCTGTGGCTCGTCACGCCCGAGATGCGCAACCTGCGCCTGCCGCTGGTCGGCGTGCCGCTCGCGGCCGCGATCTTCGCGCTGTGGCCGCTGGCCGCGTTCGTCGCGGCGCCCGACGACGCCGCATGGTTCTTCAACCAGTGGATCCACGGCAGCCTGATGCGCTTTTCGGGCCCGCCGACCGCCGTGCTCGGCTATGCGGCGAAGAACCTGCCGCTGTTCACGTGGCCCGCATGGCCGCTCGCGATCTGGGCATGGTGGAGCTGGGCCGGCATGCGCCGCCGGGCGCACATCGCGATTCCGCTGTCGGTCGCCGTGCCGCTCGTCGCGCTCGTGATCCTGCAGAGCCAGCAGTCGAACCGCATGTACATGCTGCTGCTGCCGCCGCTCGCGGTGCTCGCGACGTTCGCGCTGCCGACCCTCAAGCGCGGCGCGATCAACGCGATCGACTGGTTCGCGGTGCTGAGCTTCACGATCCTCGGCACCTTCGTGTGGCTCGTGTGGCTCGCATCGATCACGGGCTTCCCGCATCCGCTCGCGCGGAACCTCGCCCGCCTCGTGCCCGGCTACGAGCCGCACTTCAAGATCCTGTCGTTCATCTGCGCGGTGATCGCCACCGTGTGCTGGTGCTTCCTCGTGCGCTGGCGCATCTCGCGGCAGCCGAAGGTGCTGTGGCGCAGCGTCGTGCTGTCGGGTGCGGGCACCACGCTGATGTGGGTACTGCTGATGACGCTGTGGCTGCCGATCGTCAACTACGGCCGGACCTATCGCGATGTCGCGCAGCAGATCGCGGTACACCTGCCGTCCGACTACGAGTGCATCTCGCCCGTGCGGCTCGGTGACGCGCAGATCGCGACCTTCGCGTATTTCGGCAACATGCGCTTCGATTTCTCCGGCGATTGCGACGTGATCCTGCGCCAGGACCGCGCGGACTTCGGCGAGCCGAGCTCGATGTCGCAATATGTGTGGCGTCTCGTGTGGGAAGGCCGCCGCGCCGCCGACCGCGACGAGCGCTTCCGCCTGTACGAGCGCATCGAACGGCCGAAGACGCCCGTCAAGCGACGTCCGCCGCGCCGTCAGCCGGCCGATTGACGATGTTCGGCGACATCCGCCGGATTGTCGGTCTCGCGTGGCCGGTGCTCGTCGGCCAGCTCGCGATCATCGCGTTCGGCGTAATCGACACCGCGATGGTCGGGCGCTACTCGGCCGTCGACCTGGCCGCGCTCGGCCTCGGCTCGTCGATCTACATATCGATCTATATCGGCCTGACGGGCATCCTGTCCGCGCTGCAGCCGATCACCGGGCAGCTGTACGGCGCGCGGCGCTATGCCGAGATCGGCGAGGAAGTGCGCCAGGCGCTGTGGCTCGCGTCGCTGCTCGCGGTGCCCGGCTTCCTCCTGCTGCATTTTCCCGAGCCGCTGCTGCGCGTCGCGCACACGCCCGCCGCGCTGCACGACCGCACCGTCGACTACCTGCGCATCCTGTCG includes these proteins:
- a CDS encoding ArnT family glycosyltransferase → MPDARNRLHRAHPRRPPAHNKSLICMKPVVRLTASATRALPRWLLLTLCFVYAAFGLFGRDPWKNEDAAGFGVMWTMAKGGWHDWLLPNLVGKFITTDGPLGYWLGALSIRGLGPWVDASNASRVDTGVLFCVACAFVWYAAYLLGRRAEVQPFKYAFGGEPEPRDYGRTLADGALLVLVACFGLAERGHETTPQLAQFAWIAMLVYGIVRGIDKPMQGALWWGLAMGLVALSGNPVLVVALLAGTAVLWLVTPEMRNLRLPLVGVPLAAAIFALWPLAAFVAAPDDAAWFFNQWIHGSLMRFSGPPTAVLGYAAKNLPLFTWPAWPLAIWAWWSWAGMRRRAHIAIPLSVAVPLVALVILQSQQSNRMYMLLLPPLAVLATFALPTLKRGAINAIDWFAVLSFTILGTFVWLVWLASITGFPHPLARNLARLVPGYEPHFKILSFICAVIATVCWCFLVRWRISRQPKVLWRSVVLSGAGTTLMWVLLMTLWLPIVNYGRTYRDVAQQIAVHLPSDYECISPVRLGDAQIATFAYFGNMRFDFSGDCDVILRQDRADFGEPSSMSQYVWRLVWEGRRAADRDERFRLYERIERPKTPVKRRPPRRQPAD